The Candidatus Obscuribacterales bacterium genome includes the window GAGGATCGAGATACACCGGATGCTCAACAGGGCGGGCTTGTTCCGTACGATGCAGCGTTTGAGTGCCAAACACATCAGGAACATGAGGCACAAGGGTCTGCGCACCGCTAACTAAACTGAGAAGCTGTAACCCTCGGCAAATGCCGAGAATGGGCTTCGGTTGCTGCAGGGCAAGCTGGGCTAAGTGCATCTCAAAGCGATCGCGCTCTGGATCCACCCGGTAGATGGTGGGATGGTCTGAACCGCCATAGCGTTGGGGGTCAATATCGCCGCCCCCCGTGAGCACCAGCCCATCAATCAACGACAAGAGGCGATCGCACTGTTGTTCTCCTGGTGGTAGCAAAATGGGCACAGCTCCTGCCCGGCGAAGGGCATCCAGGTAGTTAGCAAATA containing:
- a CDS encoding gamma-glutamyl-gamma-aminobutyrate hydrolase family protein (Members of this family of hydrolases with an active site Cys residue belong to MEROPS family C26.), encoding FANYLDALRRAGAVPILLPPGEQQCDRLLSLIDGLVLTGGGDIDPQRYGGSDHPTIYRVDPERDRFEMHLAQLALQQPKPILGICRGLQLLSLVSGAQTLVPHVPDVFGTQTLHRTEQARPVEHPVYLDPRSRLAALMGAETISVVSWHHQAVDAPVPGWTVTGRAVDGLTEAMEHDTHPWAIAVQWHPEMSHPDDPHQSALLTAFVRAAQASQVVDSGAIPVMGAAPVTGGAPLILGDGSPDPPGYCS